AGAATGTGAACCTCTAGACTCCAGATTCAACGCAAGTTGGACGGGATTCATCCTCAATGACCCCAGGACTTGCCAAAGACCAGAGTCGCTCCGAGAGTGGAACAGCTCCGCACCTGATAACTTCACCTCGCTGCTGGCTTCCAGCGAGTTCTGTTTGTCCCGCCGCTTCGTCTCCAATAAGACCGTGGCCTGCCAAGAGTTGGTGTACGAAAACTACAATAGCATCGTGGCTGAGgtatgtttatctttttagAAATTTGAGCAATGCAGTTGTTTAAGCGGGGAAAATGACGATACTGTAATCTAGATCTGCACTCGATAAGTTTGAGGTAATACGCACACAAAtttacaaagtaaaaaaaccTGTATGTCTCTCTTTTCCTATCTCACATCTTCGTATGTTTCTAGTTACACCCTCAGTCGTTCCCGTTTTGAGGTAAAGTTATTGGTAACGAGTTCTCGATTTTGTAGCCTTTCTTTTCCTTTGACTGATTTCCTTCATCGTCAAATATGAGCCTGTTGGTCACGCTTATCATCCATGTTAAGTCAGAATGTTTGAATGTTTTCAGCAGGCCAATCtgtgaatgaattaataacgTGAACTGGAGAATGACTGTTATGTGATGTGATCATTTTACTGTCGTGTTTGAGCACGTGGGAGAAACTGATATAACTAACAATTTGCTGCACTTACTgtgcatttatatttaagtgtttgtgtttagtaaataaatagggtacatttaaaattcaagTAGGAAAATTGGacggtaaaataaatttatctcaaGAGATTAAATTTGAAACTGTTGCATTATAAGAGGCAggaatcttaaaaaaaatcttacgtggtataataattttaatgtttaaccATCGTCTTACACCTCCCAGGAGACTACCttaatctctctctctctcatcattGTGTGTTCTCAATTGCGATTAATGGattacgggataggcttatatacttaagATTCCtcttgggctagcaacctgtcactctttagtcttttcaaaactgttggctctgtctgcctcgcaaaagatacagacgtgactatctgtatgtatgtaatgtacctTTCGTTTACAAAGCAGATACATATGTTCCTACACTACTCGTGTTATCATGTCGGGTACATCCTAGAACACGGAACACTTGTTATCGCCACAACAGTAATTACTTGCCTAATTTATCTTTAGCTGCCATATTGACTCGTCTACAGACCCAATTTAGGGCGCGCATTAATTATTAcccttaatttttaaatcataataccAAATGTGGCATAGTTATCAAATCAGTAAAGGTTAAATTGATAATGATTTAGTCAAATTTTAGGGAACGAGAAGAAATTTTAGaagatcagacgggagtcgcatTATATAATTAGTCAATTGATGATACAACAACTGGATCttgttccatattattttaaaattgcgatgcccGACGTGGTTCATATTGTTCCTACATATAAACAGTAACTGTAATtagttgaattacagttacttTATGACTTGcaaaaaagattttgaattgaattgatcATAAGCGTACCCCAGGCAGAAGCCTAGCGACACTCAAATGGCACAAAGCTAAGAGGATTAACTCTAAGTCCATCTCCAGTTTCTGCATTCCGTTTCAGGAAATTTACTCACGTAAGTGTCGTGTCTTCACGTAAACAAAGAGCATTGTTTAACCAATTTGTAAGGGAGGGCAATGTGTGTCGGTAATGGTGACTCGGCTGGTTGGCCACCTTGCGATGCCCGCGTGGGATGCACCGTTGACATTGCTTGTCTGAATATAGTCATCATTGATCGGGTAACCTGCACTTCTAACTAATGGCGGCGATCACAATTACAACTTGAGAttttatacattcataaagCCTCGTCTTATAAAAAGGACTTTCAGGATATTCATGGAACTGTATAATAggttataataggttgcccgAGTCGGTTCGTGAACTGTCTGAACAAAAAATTCatgtaaagaaagtattaGTTACAGcctatatatacctaaaagACAAAAGATATGGCTTGAGCTTGGCGCAGGAACCTCGTAAAGATTTTTAgtagtttcaaataaaaattcggTGCACTCTatacatcaatttatttatttcatttaaaattatattatttaaatttcaataaaatcatttcCTTATACGAGTAAATTGTTACTAGAACTAGAATACATTGGTATTCTCTCAtccacatttttataattctaagtttggataatcgTGAAGTTGCCGTTAATAAAGAAATGCTGcattgcagtttgttaccgcttcttttgcACTGACGCTCTGGAAGCTGCagcaaacttagttttaagttatttattgaaaGTCACCagaagatatgacaattattaccTAAGTGAATTAAGAGatatcccataataatgaatttaaattttgaattggaATAAAACGTAGAGGTGTCGTTCCGTACGTTACCGCACAGATTGCGTCAAGAGCAAGGCAAGAGCTAGCAGTCTGTACCATCACGCCGCCTATATTATCTCAACGTGACCCTCGAGTCCTGTGACTGTCGGCACTGTCTTTTCTGTAAGAGGCAAAGACgtgatgtgtttttttttaaattttgaatttcttttaACTTTAAGGACAATAGCTCAGCTATCCTTATGGGATACTTACTCAAAATCTAGGTAAATCTGagaaagataattttaaactcAAAAGAGATCGACTTGAATCACCAGATACCAGTCAAAGATCCAATAGAAATTAGGATGTTGCTAACCCTGCTAATGACACTATGGTCACCATGGCCGTTCAAGTTCAGGGGCGTCACGGTGTCGGCTTGACCGGCGGATGCGCAAATTGCTCTGCAAACGACCGAATTATCACTTAATGGATAAGTAATAGCTTTACTCATATGGTGACAGTAGTaattttgtcaattttataGAATGACGTTGTACAATTCTGTTGGTGATATGCGACTGAAATCTTTCCCTTGATCGTAATATACGATACTAAGGTTCTACAGTTTAATCTCCTCGTGGTCGCTGCATGGCGTGCTAAGTTAGAGGTACGCATTATGTTTAACTGGgacttttcaaatttaaccACTGTTCTAGACACTTTGCATGTATTCCGATATTCTGCATTGCGAGAGCATTCTAGAAGGCTGCAtgtgtgtttttaataatgtcGGTCTATCGGGTATGTGATCGCTTTCTTCATATTTTGCCTCGACATGGGCCAGCGCCAGTAGACTTTCGAGTACTTGTTCCTGAATACGTAGCCAAAGAACTTTAGTATACTCAATAGTAGCAGAGCAGAGAGGCTTGTTTATAAAACAATGattcgcaatttttttttagatgaaATAATGAGAGATAGAATTAATCCTGAAACAATTGATTTTTCAGTTTAACCTGGGCTGCGAGCCATGGAAGAGGACCATGATCGGGACAGTGCATAATCTGGGATTAGTGTTCTCTTTTCTGCTGTCAGGATTTATATCAGACAGGTGAGAGTAACCTGTAAACATATCCTATAGGTTACCGCCATGTTGCCCCGTGGATATtgaaaaatcaaacaaaagaACATAAACACAACACGAAACCACAAATGTAGACATTGACAGAAGCTAGTTTAATTcaaacaattttgtaaaatacctTTTATTTAGCTGGTTGGTGAACAATTTTCTCGTCATCATTACCTCGGCTGACTATTGTTAATGACAAGAAGGTGAACATAATGCTATAATGAGCATGTAATGAATGACCATAAACatcatattataatttttctatgtCAATACAAAGTGTATAACAATCGCCATCCGTCTATGTCTGggttttaaatctttataacGGTTTTCTACTTGAGAAATTGCTATTGACCACCTTACCTGTGAATTATAcgagcaaataaaaatatttaagtatatattttgaatCAAGTAACATTTAATAGGCTTGTCATAAGTGCTTTACAAAAACATGGATCCTAGATAATTAAAgacaatcaatcaataaacTAGACAATCAAACtcaaaaaagaaacttataTATTGCACTTGACTCGATATAAGTTTATTCTGATTTCAGATACGGCAGAAAAGTGGTGATAGTTGCGACCCCGCTAGCGGTGGGCGTGGCGGGGTTGATGAAGTCCTTCTCCACCAACTACTGGATGCTTCTGATCTTGGAGTTCTTGGAGACGGCGCTGGGCTACGGCAACGCGTCTTTGGTGCTTTGTTAGTACGCAATGATCTGCAGTATAATCATCAATCATCATATTTTATCACCGAATGTGATTACTAATCGGATTTCATTCGGATATGATTGTGTAATTACAATGTTCCAATTATTTTCACAATCTACAGTTACATATAAAAGATCTtgagttaaaacaaacttatccaaataacaaaattctCTTTTGTTTAACTATGTGTTTATATCAAGGCTTTCATTATCTATATTAGGAATGTTAGCTGATCTTTTTTGgttaaatttccttttttatcaatatttttctgCATGGTCTTAATTCCGAGATATATATAGCTATAGACatgcttatatgtatatactttaaTTTCAGCATTAGAGACAGTGAGTCAGAAACGCCGCGTGATCTTCTCCTGCATAGCAGACATGATGTCCAGCTTCGGCAGCGCGTTCTTCGGCCTCATAGCTTGGAAGGTTTTCTgatttacagatttttttatattaatttgttttcaaaaatgCCTGCGTGTTTCTCTTCACAAGCAGCACCTTAACGTTTtactcgttttttttttcacaatatcaattGCGACTTAGTTAAAGgcaagatttataaataaattattcaaatgacGTTAACTTTATGTAGGCAaattatttggcttaatttcACATTCAAGTTTACGTCCCTTCTTTTTAGATACATTTTGGTATAATACCTATTCCCTATAATACTTTTTGGAGTATTAAAGTTGCTTTCCAAAACATACAGAGTGCTATTTAATACTGAcacttttacataaattaccATATAATTTTAGACAACCttaaattgattttcaatAAACGTTTGCCTAAACATCAGTAACCCAAATATCAGTACCACAGTTTTTAATTCACCTTTCCCTTTCTGATTCTCAGGTTCCCTACTGGCGTCACCTAATGAGAGCCATTTATGCGCCGTTACTAGTGGTAGTATTCTACATCTTCCTGGTAGACGAAGGAGTTCGGTGGCTGCTAGCTCACAACAAGAAGGACGAAGCTGTCAGGGTGCTGAATAAGGTCGCGAAGATCAACAAAATAACATTGTCGAGCAAGGCGAAGGAAATGCTGCATAGCATAACGGAACAGAGGAGTAAGGCTGATGAGGTACATCAAGAAGATACACCCGATCACTTGTTTCATGGCCCGCGCGAGGCCTTATCGTgcaaaaaactatcgctgtcccgtttcatgtcatattaaaaagcgaaacagcaatagtttttcgcgcgataaacgcGGCGTCGCGCACTACGGAGCTTGATTAGGAGATAGTTTCTTTTTGTCAAGTATATCAAAGTTAGATAAAAAGTAAGAGCATAATTAaccattaataaaatagcaaaaaagTCAGATTGATTGATTAATCGATAACGATGATTATCATCTGAACAATCATTTAATTCATAATAAGCTGAAGCTTATCTGAATCAAAACAAACCACAGAGTACTCACCAATATTCATCACATTCCAAATTATGTAAATCAATTCTAGGCCGGCCAACATTCTCCGGAAAAGCCGCACTTAGCTTCCGTTCTCCGCTCCAAGAAGATGCTCCTGCGCGTGGCGCTCATCGCCGGCTGCTTCTTCTGCGGCATGTTCGTGTACAACGGCGCCATCATCAATAGCACCACTATCTCCGGAGACAAATACCTGAACCTCTCAGTCTTACTGCTGGTGGCAGTTCCGACGAGGATCATAACAGCTCTGACGCTGACGAGGTTTGGAAGAAAGGCTCCAATTTGTGTGGCGTACTGCCTGTGCGCTACGTTCTTCATTGTGTCGGCCGTTGTGCCGAAATGTGAGTACTTTTGAATGATGATACATTCCTAGCCTGCGCAGTTTTACAAAATCGGCATAATTATGACATTAAAATTAGCAAAGTACAAGTATTATTTAGAGCAAAATACCATACAGCAAATTTGCTTTTTTTACAGCATGGGCCTGCGCCTCGGTTATGTTGTACGTATTCGGTCAGATGTGCACCAACTACGGCTTGTTCTCCATCAGCGTGGTCGCGCTGGAGGTGTTCCCCACCACGGCCAGGAACTCCCTCACCAACATCGCCAACACCGTCGGCAGAGTTGGGTCGGTGCTTGCTCCTCAAGTTCCGCTTTTGGTTTGTATCTTCATTACTTAGGCATTTATAACTATGGATACAACAAATGTAATGCACGTACAATCTAATGAGTTTCCGACAAAATTCAATGCGACTGAGGAAATATGCAAGCCAAACAAATCAACATATCCTACGCTTGACTTTAGTcttttaagacattttttaaaaaaccatTTACCTTATCCAATTACCCAAAACGTAGTACTTAATACtctaaagaaaacattttaaactcaaattatttattcatttctagcatcacataataattgtcatatcgtTTAGATTCACAACATTGATTGACgtctaataaataacttaaaactaagtttactgccgcttgtagtagaagcggtaacaaattgcacagcagcattttttacaataacatattaaatcaaatttaaactgTTAATTGTTCACAGGAGCAGTATCTTTCAGGTATGCCAAGTATAGTGTTCGGCATAGTATCGTTATGTTCGGCGATGCTCACTCTCTTACTGCCCGACACAAGTCGAGCTGCATTACCTGATTTTGTAGCTGAAGCAGAGAAGATCGGCGAAGAAGAACAAACTGAAGACGAAGAAGCTGCTGAACAGATAAATACTATATCTCGCAGTGTACAACAAGCGGtagataaaacatttattggcGTAATTGACAAAGAAAATCCGCGATGACCTGGAAGTCGAAGAGGACACTAAAAAAGTGATTGAACTTTTCCGTGATAGGACGTGACGATCTCAAGAAACAGTAGGTGTTAATAATGTGGTTCCTTTAAGagactaatatttttatataataaaaaatatgaacagtTGTCGCCTGATGGTAAGTGCGCAGCAATAAGTCATGAATGTactaacaaatataataaatttgaatgcgAAAGGTTTGTATCAACTATTCATTCTAAATCCAATCTACTTTGACAGTATATAACCTGATCATAAGAAAGGGAAATGACGATAAAATGGAGGGAACAGATCTCACCTAAAATTGATATAGCACACGTTGTTACTTTTACGACTTCCTATACATAAAACTTACATGAAACTTTAACAATATCTAATTGGATAACAGCTTCATAGAAATcgatattatattaaacacaTGCACTTTAAAGTCTGACTTCAATTTAGTTGGGTGTGACGCATCGCATCACTTGTAGATTTTGTCTGCGATTTTGTAgccattataattataataatctcAAAGGAATGTCttaatcttttttatgttttgttattagtATAACAATGTGGATGAtatggtttttttatttctttttactacgcttttattagcttgggttgtatgtatgtatgtatgtatgtatgtatgtatgtatgtatgtatgtaacggaatctttgagcttaattttcactgatttctaaacgtctgatcaacttgaaactttgcacacgtatcaaggaccgatgacaatgcaatattttgataagagtttctcattatccttattaaaactgccaggattaataaattcatttttagatccttcgtatgagagtaagagagacagagatagcaccagtgccagtaatctccatacaagaaaccaagaagttctgacgtataaggagtccaaaaagagatgtaatatatttccatataatgttactattaacctgaggcttttttatttcatcgcatcgctccatttagaattaccattagaaacaatagtagaattagtagaatattttaaaacaataaaaaatatataagtaataaaacaaaagtaataaatgaaaattgaacaactaaatttacaacaatacaagaataaagttactacctacagaactttgcgatatttaatacgtatttaacatattaatgcgattcttgaattaacattatgtaacttttgcatatttataatagcaacactgtaatactcgcttggaaaatgagtgacagtttgtttatttatgtaaaataagttttgcagtaagttttgaattcgattctaacacctgtaaactttctttctgtttttttaccgg
Above is a window of Amyelois transitella isolate CPQ chromosome 8, ilAmyTran1.1, whole genome shotgun sequence DNA encoding:
- the LOC106140707 gene encoding organic cation transporter protein, with product MSKKSKEKDEAMASSEGFNLDGILSELGSFGKYQLLLLVLLAFRDSFLAMCNFNFVFTAAEVNHRCLVPECEPLDSRFNASWTGFILNDPRTCQRPESLREWNSSAPDNFTSLLASSEFCLSRRFVSNKTVACQELVYENYNSIVAEFNLGCEPWKRTMIGTVHNLGLVFSFLLSGFISDRYGRKVVIVATPLAVGVAGLMKSFSTNYWMLLILEFLETALGYGNASLVLSLETVSQKRRVIFSCIADMMSSFGSAFFGLIAWKVPYWRHLMRAIYAPLLVVVFYIFLVDEGVRWLLAHNKKDEAVRVLNKVAKINKITLSSKAKEMLHSITEQRSKADEAGQHSPEKPHLASVLRSKKMLLRVALIAGCFFCGMFVYNGAIINSTTISGDKYLNLSVLLLVAVPTRIITALTLTRFGRKAPICVAYCLCATFFIVSAVVPKSWACASVMLYVFGQMCTNYGLFSISVVALEVFPTTARNSLTNIANTVGRVGSVLAPQVPLLEQYLSGMPSIVFGIVSLCSAMLTLLLPDTSRAALPDFVAEAEKIGEEEQTEDEEAAEQINTISRSVQQAVDKTFIGVIDKENPR